The following are from one region of the Mesorhizobium sp. B2-8-5 genome:
- the phhA gene encoding phenylalanine 4-monooxygenase, with translation MMTISVADYAAECAAQGLRGDYSVCRSDFTVAQGYDYSAEEQAVWRTLCDRQTKLTQKLAHHSYLDGVAALGLLDRIPDFDEVSEKLTRLTGWEIVTVPGLIPAGPFFDHLANRRFPVTNWLRTKKELDYIVEPDMFHDFFGHVPILTQPVFADFMQMYGEKAEDVIALGGDEMITRLYWYSAEYGLIQEAGQPLKAFGAGLMSSFTELQFAVESKDAHHVPFDLATVMRTGYEIDKFQRAYFVLPSFDALRDAFAHGDLAGIVARFKGQPALDPATV, from the coding sequence ATGATGACGATCAGCGTTGCCGATTACGCCGCCGAATGCGCGGCACAGGGCCTTCGCGGCGACTATTCGGTCTGCCGCAGCGATTTCACCGTGGCGCAGGGCTACGACTATTCAGCCGAGGAACAGGCGGTGTGGCGCACGCTGTGCGACCGCCAGACGAAGCTGACCCAGAAGCTCGCGCACCACTCCTATCTGGATGGTGTCGCCGCGCTCGGCCTGCTCGACAGGATTCCGGATTTCGACGAGGTCAGCGAAAAGCTCACCAGGCTGACGGGCTGGGAAATCGTCACCGTGCCCGGCCTGATCCCAGCCGGCCCTTTCTTCGATCACCTCGCCAATCGCCGCTTCCCTGTCACCAACTGGCTGCGGACGAAGAAAGAGCTCGACTATATCGTCGAGCCGGACATGTTCCACGACTTCTTCGGCCATGTGCCGATCCTGACCCAGCCGGTGTTCGCCGATTTCATGCAGATGTATGGCGAGAAGGCCGAGGACGTCATTGCGCTGGGCGGCGACGAGATGATCACAAGGCTCTACTGGTACAGCGCCGAATACGGCCTCATCCAGGAAGCCGGGCAGCCGCTGAAGGCCTTCGGCGCCGGGCTGATGTCGTCCTTCACCGAGCTGCAATTCGCGGTCGAGAGCAAGGATGCCCACCACGTGCCGTTCGACCTCGCGACGGTGATGCGCACCGGCTATGAGATCGACAAGTTCCAGCGCGCCTATTTCGTGCTGCCGTCCTTCGATGCGCTGCGCGATGCTTTCGCCCATGGCGACCTCGCCGGCATCGTGGCGCGGTTCAAGGGTCAGCCGGCGCTCGACCCGGCCACGGTCTGA
- a CDS encoding Lrp/AsnC family transcriptional regulator: MPQFDDFEIRMLDILQRDGRKPVSELAQEIGLSTTPCARRFEALQETGIIKGFAAVLSRRAVGLTVEVFIQVRLVSHSDGSPESFIAAVQRMDEVSSCWTMTGDHDFLLHVMVPSVDELNAFVMHRLMRLPGVRDVHTQLVLQNIKGPGHVPLSHLRR, from the coding sequence ATGCCTCAATTCGATGATTTCGAGATAAGGATGCTCGATATCCTGCAGCGCGACGGCCGCAAGCCCGTCTCGGAGCTGGCGCAGGAAATCGGGCTATCGACCACGCCCTGCGCTCGCCGCTTCGAGGCGCTGCAGGAAACCGGCATCATCAAGGGTTTTGCCGCCGTGCTCAGCCGCCGCGCCGTCGGGCTCACGGTCGAGGTGTTCATCCAGGTGCGGCTGGTCAGCCACAGCGACGGCTCGCCTGAAAGCTTCATCGCCGCCGTGCAGCGCATGGACGAAGTCTCGTCCTGCTGGACGATGACCGGCGACCACGATTTCCTGCTGCATGTCATGGTGCCGTCGGTGGACGAGCTCAATGCCTTCGTCATGCACCGGCTGATGCGCCTGCCCGGCGTGCGCGACGTGCACACGCAACTGGTGCTGCAGAACATCAAGGGCCCCGGCCACGTGCCGCTCAGTCACCTGCGGCGCTGA
- a CDS encoding amidase yields the protein MSIEHVLWERDATGLADLVHRNEISPPDLVDAAIARAEATRPDINAIATPLYEAARARAKTIDRTLPLAGVPFALKDLGIGLKGVPIHGGSRIPPFTADFSSVMVERYLAAGLIPIATSTSPEHGLRLMTESVRFGITRNPWNTGHTTGGSSGGSAALVAAGVVPAAHASDGGGSIRVPSACSGLVGLKTSRGRVPLTPLVSESWYGMVVDHAVSRSVRDTALLLDLTHGADPLSPYAARAPQGFFAVAAARDPGKLTLAVYRKSPLGLPISAETLQALDTAVALAREGGHTVEEIDLPFIGRDFISDFCKTVASAVAGTIRGEAQRVGRPVTGEVERATRVLARLGEMLSAGEIYEGVQRLNATARRLIEETARFDAVLMPIIAHPPLACGSMDPKGADEFVENLLDKLHLTRLLKVKALFGQLMDKSLWFTHWPAIQNVSGQPSIALPVHVTADGLPLGIQAAGRPGDEETLLSFAAQMEKLSGWLKRRAPLKVPGGSAQGF from the coding sequence ATGTCGATTGAACACGTGCTTTGGGAGCGGGATGCGACCGGTCTCGCCGACCTCGTGCACAGGAATGAAATCTCGCCGCCCGACCTGGTCGACGCGGCGATCGCGCGCGCCGAGGCGACACGGCCCGACATCAACGCCATCGCCACGCCGCTTTACGAGGCAGCGCGGGCACGGGCGAAGACCATCGACCGCACGCTGCCACTGGCCGGCGTGCCGTTCGCACTCAAGGACCTCGGCATCGGCCTCAAGGGCGTACCGATCCACGGCGGCAGCCGCATCCCGCCCTTCACGGCCGATTTCAGTTCGGTGATGGTCGAGCGTTATCTTGCAGCCGGCCTGATCCCGATCGCCACCAGCACCTCGCCCGAGCATGGGCTGAGGCTGATGACGGAGTCGGTCCGCTTCGGCATCACCCGCAATCCCTGGAACACCGGCCACACGACCGGCGGCTCATCGGGCGGATCGGCGGCGCTCGTCGCCGCGGGCGTGGTGCCGGCGGCGCACGCTTCCGACGGCGGCGGCTCGATCCGCGTGCCCTCCGCCTGCAGCGGGCTGGTCGGCTTGAAGACCTCGCGCGGGCGCGTGCCGCTGACGCCGCTCGTCAGCGAAAGCTGGTACGGCATGGTGGTCGACCATGCCGTCAGCCGCTCGGTGCGCGATACGGCGCTTCTGCTCGACCTCACCCACGGCGCCGATCCGCTCTCGCCTTACGCGGCGCGCGCGCCGCAGGGTTTCTTCGCGGTCGCCGCGGCGCGCGACCCGGGCAAGCTCACCCTCGCCGTCTACCGCAAGTCGCCGCTCGGCCTGCCGATCTCGGCCGAAACGCTCCAGGCGCTCGACACCGCGGTGGCGCTGGCGCGCGAAGGCGGCCACACCGTGGAAGAGATCGACCTGCCTTTCATCGGCCGCGATTTCATTTCCGATTTCTGCAAGACGGTCGCTTCTGCCGTTGCCGGCACGATCCGGGGCGAGGCGCAGCGCGTCGGCCGCCCGGTGACCGGCGAGGTCGAGCGTGCGACCCGCGTTCTCGCACGTCTCGGCGAAATGCTGTCCGCCGGCGAAATCTATGAGGGCGTGCAGCGGCTCAACGCCACGGCGCGGCGGCTGATCGAAGAGACCGCGCGCTTCGACGCCGTGCTGATGCCGATCATCGCGCATCCGCCTTTGGCCTGCGGTTCGATGGACCCCAAAGGCGCCGACGAATTCGTCGAGAACCTGCTCGACAAATTGCATCTCACCCGCCTGCTCAAGGTCAAGGCGCTGTTCGGCCAGCTGATGGACAAGAGCCTTTGGTTCACCCACTGGCCGGCGATCCAGAATGTCAGCGGGCAGCCGTCGATCGCGCTGCCGGTGCATGTCACCGCGGACGGCCTGCCGCTCGGCATCCAGGCAGCCGGCCGGCCCGGCGACGAGGAGACGCTTTTGTCCTTCGCTGCGCAGATGGAGAAGCTTTCGGGTTGGCTGAAGCGGCGGGCGCCGCTGAAAGTGCCTGGTGGTTCTGCGCAGGGATTTTGA
- a CDS encoding sigma-70 family RNA polymerase sigma factor has product MAPQDISKLIVRTSMKDRAAFDLLYKQTSAKLFGVCLRVLRDRGDAEEALQEVFVKIWMKADRFAVSDLSPISWLVAVARNHAIDRIRARRSPSANIDTAFEVADPTPGPEAMAVAAGEAERIYHCLDELEQDRAAAVRGAYLSGESYAELAERFKVPLNTMRTWLRRSLLKLRECLER; this is encoded by the coding sequence ATGGCGCCGCAGGACATCAGCAAGCTGATCGTCCGGACTTCGATGAAGGACCGGGCAGCGTTCGATCTGCTCTACAAGCAGACCAGCGCGAAACTTTTCGGTGTCTGCCTTCGTGTATTGCGGGACAGGGGAGATGCGGAAGAAGCGCTGCAGGAGGTCTTCGTCAAAATCTGGATGAAGGCGGATCGTTTCGCGGTTTCCGATCTGAGCCCGATTTCCTGGCTGGTGGCTGTTGCGCGCAACCATGCGATTGATCGCATCCGGGCGCGGCGCAGCCCTTCTGCCAACATCGATACGGCCTTCGAAGTCGCCGATCCGACGCCGGGACCTGAGGCCATGGCAGTGGCGGCCGGCGAGGCCGAACGCATCTACCATTGCCTTGACGAGCTGGAACAAGACCGGGCGGCGGCCGTCCGGGGCGCCTATTTGAGCGGCGAAAGCTATGCCGAGCTGGCGGAGCGCTTCAAGGTTCCGCTGAACACGATGCGGACTTGGCTGCGGCGAAGCCTGCTCAAACTTAGAGAATGCCTGGAAAGATGA
- the bchE gene encoding magnesium-protoporphyrin IX monomethyl ester anaerobic oxidative cyclase → MNIVLINPPHTAIGSRVPDDHLPPLGLLAIGGPLIDSGHQVRLVDAEFGPMPLAVLVDEALRDDPDFVLIGHSGSTSAHPTALKIAETIKGRAPGVIVIYGGVFPTYHWRDILAATDVFDFIVRGEGEATATALVEAIEMRQPVASVAGIAYRDDLGLPVATQAAMTIADLDAWRVGWELIDHRRYSYWGGKRAVVMQFSRGCPHLCNYCGQRGFWTRWRHRDSIKFAREIAWLHREHGVELINLADENPTSSKKAWRAFLDAMIAENVPVLIVGSTRADDIVRDADILHLYRRAGVIRWLLGMENTDEETLSLIRKGGSTKSDREAIRLLRRHGILSMATWVAGFEDETLRDLWRGFRQLIAYDPDQIQALYVTPHRWTPFFRIASDRKVIQKDVRLWDYKHQVLHMTRLKPWMLFFAVKLIEVAVQSRPKALARILFHPDPEQRHSMRWYTKMGRRVWFREVWGFLARDGRVTDGPTLAEFWGAPQDAEEESMIVRRPVRRPALPAIEVRAEAVKKD, encoded by the coding sequence ATGAATATCGTGCTGATCAATCCGCCGCACACGGCCATCGGCAGCCGCGTGCCCGACGATCATTTGCCGCCGCTCGGGCTGCTGGCGATCGGCGGCCCGCTGATCGATTCCGGCCATCAGGTCCGGCTGGTCGATGCCGAGTTCGGTCCGATGCCGCTTGCCGTGCTGGTCGACGAGGCCCTGCGCGACGATCCGGATTTCGTCCTGATCGGCCATTCCGGCTCGACCTCGGCGCACCCGACCGCCTTGAAGATCGCCGAAACGATCAAGGGCCGCGCACCGGGCGTCATCGTCATCTATGGCGGCGTCTTCCCGACCTATCATTGGCGCGACATCCTGGCGGCGACGGACGTCTTCGATTTCATCGTGCGCGGCGAGGGCGAGGCGACCGCGACGGCGCTGGTCGAGGCGATCGAGATGCGCCAGCCGGTGGCGAGCGTCGCCGGCATCGCCTATCGCGACGACCTCGGCCTTCCCGTCGCGACCCAGGCGGCCATGACGATCGCCGATCTCGACGCCTGGCGCGTCGGCTGGGAGCTGATCGATCATCGCCGCTACTCCTATTGGGGCGGCAAGCGGGCCGTGGTCATGCAGTTCTCGCGCGGCTGCCCCCATCTGTGCAACTATTGCGGCCAACGCGGCTTCTGGACCCGCTGGCGCCACCGCGACTCCATCAAATTCGCCAGGGAGATCGCCTGGCTCCATCGTGAGCACGGCGTCGAACTGATCAACCTGGCGGACGAGAACCCGACCTCCTCGAAGAAGGCCTGGCGCGCCTTTCTCGACGCCATGATCGCCGAGAACGTCCCGGTGCTGATCGTCGGCTCGACCCGCGCCGACGACATCGTGCGCGATGCCGATATCCTGCACCTTTATCGCAGGGCTGGCGTCATCCGTTGGCTGCTGGGCATGGAGAACACCGACGAGGAGACGCTGTCGCTGATCCGCAAGGGTGGCAGCACCAAATCCGACCGCGAGGCGATCCGGCTGCTCAGGCGACACGGCATCCTGTCGATGGCGACCTGGGTCGCCGGCTTCGAGGACGAGACCTTGCGCGATCTCTGGCGCGGCTTCCGCCAGCTCATCGCTTACGATCCGGACCAGATCCAGGCGCTCTATGTCACGCCGCATCGCTGGACGCCGTTCTTCCGCATCGCCAGCGACCGCAAGGTGATCCAGAAGGACGTGCGCCTCTGGGACTACAAGCACCAGGTGTTGCACATGACCCGGCTGAAACCCTGGATGCTGTTCTTCGCGGTCAAGCTGATCGAAGTCGCGGTGCAGTCGCGGCCGAAGGCACTGGCGCGCATCCTCTTCCACCCCGATCCCGAGCAGCGCCATTCGATGCGCTGGTACACGAAGATGGGGCGTCGCGTCTGGTTCCGTGAGGTCTGGGGTTTTCTCGCCCGCGATGGCCGCGTCACGGACGGCCCAACGCTTGCTGAGTTCTGGGGCGCGCCACAGGACGCCGAGGAAGAATCGATGATCGTCAGGCGGCCGGTCCGCAGGCCGGCCTTGCCTGCTATCGAAGTCCGAGCCGAGGCGGTGAAAAAAGATTAG
- the argB gene encoding acetylglutamate kinase: MTDIAATAEMQAALLSRALPYMQRYENKTVVVKYGGHAMGDTELGKAFARDIALLKQSGVNPIVVHGGGPQIGAMLSKMGIESKFEGGLRVTDQKTVEIVEMVLAGSINKEIVALINAEGEWAIGLCGKDGNMVFAEKARKTMIDPDSNIERVLDLGFVGEPVEVDRTLLDLLARSEMIPVLAPVAPGRDGHTYNINADTFAGAIAGACRASRLLFLTDVPGVLDKNKKLIDELTVAEARALIKDGTVSGGMIPKVETCIEAIERGVEGVVILNGKTPHSVLLELFTEHGAGTLIVP, translated from the coding sequence ATGACGGACATCGCCGCCACCGCCGAAATGCAGGCCGCGCTGCTTTCGCGCGCGCTGCCCTATATGCAACGCTACGAGAACAAGACGGTGGTGGTGAAATATGGCGGGCATGCCATGGGCGATACCGAGCTCGGCAAGGCGTTCGCCCGCGATATCGCGCTGTTGAAACAGTCCGGCGTCAACCCGATCGTCGTGCATGGCGGCGGGCCGCAGATCGGCGCGATGCTCAGCAAGATGGGCATCGAATCCAAGTTCGAGGGCGGCCTGCGCGTTACCGACCAGAAGACGGTCGAGATCGTCGAGATGGTGCTGGCCGGCTCGATCAACAAGGAGATCGTGGCGCTGATCAACGCCGAGGGCGAGTGGGCGATCGGGCTCTGCGGCAAGGACGGCAACATGGTGTTCGCCGAAAAGGCGCGCAAGACCATGATCGATCCGGATTCCAACATCGAACGTGTGCTGGATTTGGGCTTCGTCGGCGAGCCGGTCGAGGTCGACCGCACGCTGCTCGATCTTCTGGCGCGCTCCGAAATGATCCCGGTGCTGGCGCCGGTCGCGCCGGGCCGCGACGGCCACACCTACAACATCAATGCCGACACGTTTGCGGGCGCCATCGCGGGCGCATGCCGCGCCTCGCGCCTGCTCTTCCTCACCGACGTGCCCGGCGTGCTCGACAAGAACAAGAAGCTGATCGACGAGCTGACGGTCGCCGAAGCCAGGGCGCTGATCAAGGACGGCACGGTTTCCGGCGGTATGATCCCGAAGGTCGAGACCTGCATCGAGGCGATCGAGCGCGGGGTCGAAGGCGTCGTCATCCTCAACGGCAAGACGCCGCATTCGGTGCTGCTGGAGCTCTTCACCGAGCACGGCGCCGGCACGCTGATTGTTCCGTAA
- a CDS encoding anti-sigma factor domain-containing protein: MTLAEDNGPEHGGDELLAAEYVLGVLAADERQIASRRIDAETAFARLVDAWEAHFTPMAAAYAAVEPPASIKAAIDRRLFASSASTPTAPSAGLWASLAFWRGLAAAAIAALAVYVALPYVSPPVQPPETRLVASLAADNSNVKYLAVYDAARHEVGLSLISGDRGAGKDFELWMIEGKNAPVSMGVIPAGPTARMAVTAAVQQKLAQGAVLAVSLEPSGGSPTGQPTGPVVAAGDLKGI, from the coding sequence ATGACGCTGGCGGAAGACAACGGACCGGAACATGGAGGCGACGAGCTGCTCGCCGCCGAATACGTTCTCGGCGTTTTGGCGGCCGACGAACGCCAGATCGCGTCCCGCCGCATCGACGCCGAGACGGCGTTCGCCCGCCTGGTCGATGCCTGGGAAGCCCACTTCACGCCGATGGCTGCCGCCTATGCCGCGGTCGAGCCGCCGGCTTCGATCAAGGCGGCGATCGACCGCCGCCTGTTCGCGTCGTCCGCATCCACGCCCACGGCGCCCAGCGCCGGCCTGTGGGCGAGCCTGGCCTTCTGGCGCGGCCTCGCCGCGGCGGCCATCGCCGCCTTGGCCGTCTATGTCGCCCTGCCTTATGTCAGCCCGCCGGTCCAGCCGCCCGAGACCAGGTTGGTCGCGTCACTCGCCGCCGACAACAGCAACGTCAAATACCTTGCCGTCTATGACGCCGCCCGCCACGAGGTCGGCCTGTCGCTGATCTCCGGCGATCGCGGCGCCGGCAAGGATTTCGAATTGTGGATGATCGAAGGCAAGAACGCGCCGGTCTCGATGGGCGTCATCCCCGCCGGCCCGACCGCACGCATGGCGGTCACGGCGGCCGTCCAGCAGAAGCTGGCGCAAGGCGCCGTGCTCGCCGTCAGTCTCGAGCCTTCGGGCGGTTCGCCGACCGGTCAGCCGACCGGTCCGGTCGTCGCCGCGGGTGACCTGAAGGGCATCTGA
- a CDS encoding HlyD family secretion protein, translated as MSSNAPATAEVRTFPNAKVQPSTEAPEAPVQPVTPIAPPAADAPAKKKRSVRSFLLPIIGLALLGAGSWYGYNYWTDGRFMIATDDAYVQADMSFVSPKISGYIDKVLVSENQQVKAGDPLFVIDNGDYKIAVAQAEAQIATLSKTLDRIDAQTKAAQASLSQAEAQKVADQAAADNAARAQVRAAQLLKTHVGTQAQLDDAQTALDQAKAALVGADAQIAAAQANVGVLEAQRAESASTLASLQLTRDKAQRDLSFTVLKAPYDGVVGNRSVEQGDLVSPGQKLAVVVPMDKLYIVGNFKETQLGRMVPGEKVRITVDAIDGQTFEGTVSSLAPASGAVFSLLPPENATGNFTKVVQRVPVRIDVPADVLKTGKLRAGLSVVVAVDSRTAPASTTN; from the coding sequence AACGCGCCCGCCACCGCCGAAGTCCGCACGTTTCCCAACGCCAAGGTCCAGCCCTCGACCGAAGCCCCGGAAGCGCCTGTCCAGCCCGTCACCCCGATTGCGCCTCCCGCGGCCGACGCGCCGGCCAAGAAGAAGCGTTCGGTGCGCTCTTTCCTTCTGCCTATCATCGGCCTTGCCCTCCTCGGCGCCGGATCCTGGTACGGATACAACTATTGGACCGACGGCCGGTTCATGATCGCCACCGACGACGCCTATGTCCAGGCCGATATGTCGTTCGTGTCGCCGAAAATATCCGGTTACATCGACAAGGTGCTGGTGAGCGAGAACCAGCAGGTCAAGGCCGGCGATCCGCTGTTCGTCATCGACAATGGCGACTACAAGATCGCGGTCGCCCAGGCCGAGGCGCAGATCGCCACATTGAGCAAGACGCTCGACCGCATCGACGCCCAGACCAAGGCGGCCCAGGCCTCGCTGTCGCAGGCCGAGGCGCAGAAGGTCGCGGACCAGGCCGCCGCCGACAATGCGGCGCGCGCCCAGGTGCGCGCCGCGCAGCTGCTCAAGACCCATGTCGGCACGCAGGCCCAGCTCGACGACGCCCAGACCGCGCTCGACCAGGCCAAGGCGGCGCTTGTCGGCGCCGACGCGCAGATCGCCGCGGCGCAGGCCAATGTCGGCGTTCTGGAAGCGCAGCGCGCGGAATCGGCCTCGACGCTCGCCTCGCTGCAGCTCACCCGCGACAAGGCGCAGCGCGACCTGTCCTTCACCGTGCTGAAGGCGCCTTATGACGGCGTCGTCGGCAACCGCTCGGTCGAGCAGGGCGACCTCGTCAGCCCCGGCCAGAAGCTCGCCGTCGTCGTGCCGATGGACAAGCTCTACATCGTCGGCAACTTCAAGGAGACGCAGCTCGGCCGCATGGTGCCCGGCGAGAAGGTCCGCATCACCGTCGACGCGATCGACGGCCAGACCTTCGAGGGCACCGTGTCCTCACTGGCCCCGGCTTCGGGCGCGGTGTTCTCGCTGCTGCCGCCGGAAAACGCCACCGGCAACTTCACCAAGGTGGTGCAGCGCGTGCCCGTCCGCATCGACGTCCCGGCCGACGTCTTGAAAACCGGCAAGCTGCGCGCCGGCCTGAGCGTCGTCGTCGCGGTCGACAGCCGCACCGCGCCGGCCTCGACGACCAACTAA
- the msrB gene encoding peptide-methionine (R)-S-oxide reductase MsrB — protein sequence MNRRDFLWSGAAATALIVGSGAMLRAGGPKPALAAETFEVTKTDAEWHAILSDEAFDVLRKEGTEYPGTSPLLNEHRKGIFACAGCDLPVYSSETKFDSGTGWPSFYQEIANSIGKTVDNSLGMTRTEVHCRRCGGHLGHVFDDGPPPTGLRHCINGVALSFKPAAA from the coding sequence ATGAACCGTCGCGATTTTCTCTGGAGCGGGGCTGCCGCCACCGCTCTCATCGTCGGATCCGGGGCGATGCTGCGCGCCGGCGGACCGAAACCCGCTCTTGCCGCCGAAACCTTCGAGGTCACAAAGACCGATGCCGAGTGGCACGCCATCCTTTCGGACGAGGCCTTCGACGTGCTGCGCAAAGAGGGCACCGAATATCCCGGCACCAGCCCGCTGCTCAACGAGCATCGCAAGGGCATCTTCGCCTGCGCCGGCTGCGACCTGCCGGTCTATTCGTCGGAGACCAAATTCGATTCCGGCACCGGCTGGCCGAGCTTCTACCAGGAAATCGCCAACTCCATCGGCAAGACCGTGGACAATTCTCTCGGCATGACCCGCACCGAGGTCCACTGCCGCCGCTGCGGCGGCCATCTCGGCCATGTCTTCGACGATGGGCCGCCGCCCACAGGCCTGCGCCATTGCATCAACGGCGTGGCGCTGAGCTTCAAGCCGGCCGCCGCCTGA
- a CDS encoding DHA2 family efflux MFS transporter permease subunit, protein MATATITAGSAPGRPVAAAPALPADHMPVRRVVAFLAMVFGMFMAILDIQIVSASLSEIQAGLSASSDEIPWVQTAYLIAEVVMIPLSGFLSRMLSTRVLFTTAAAGFTAASALAATATNIDQMIVYRAIQGFIGGGMIPSVFAAAFTIFPPSRRAVVSPMIGLVATLAPTIGPTVGGYISHAMSWHWLFLINVVPGILVATAAWALIDFDKPNLKLFSKFDWWGLAGMAAFLGCMEYVLEEGPNHDWLQEPAVFACAIIMTIGGIIFFWRVFTAEEPIVDLRAFSNVNFAFGSLFSFVVGIGLYGLTYLYPVFLGRIRGYDSMMIGEALFVSGLAMFFTAPVAGILSNKIDLRLMMMIGFLGFATGTWWMTNLTADWDFYELLIPQILRGCSMMLCMVPINNIALGTLPPERLKNASGLFNLTRNLGGAVGLAVINTVLIDRNAFHYARLSEHVQWGSQAAQAKLQNMTQTFEQTAGLDATSAAISKLSGMVQQQAALLSFMDVFMMLTVLFASLGFFVLFINKPAQQGGGGGGGH, encoded by the coding sequence ATGGCAACCGCAACCATCACCGCAGGATCGGCACCGGGACGCCCGGTCGCTGCCGCGCCGGCCCTGCCCGCGGACCATATGCCTGTGCGCCGCGTCGTCGCCTTCCTGGCGATGGTGTTCGGCATGTTCATGGCAATCCTCGACATCCAGATCGTCTCGGCCTCGCTGTCGGAAATCCAGGCGGGCCTGAGCGCCAGCTCCGACGAGATCCCGTGGGTGCAGACCGCCTACCTGATCGCCGAGGTGGTGATGATCCCGCTGTCGGGCTTCCTCAGCCGCATGCTGTCGACGCGGGTGCTGTTCACCACCGCGGCGGCCGGTTTCACCGCGGCCAGCGCGCTGGCCGCCACCGCCACCAATATCGACCAGATGATCGTCTACCGCGCCATCCAGGGTTTTATCGGCGGCGGCATGATCCCCAGCGTGTTCGCGGCCGCCTTCACCATCTTCCCGCCCTCCAGGCGCGCCGTCGTCTCGCCGATGATCGGCCTGGTGGCGACGCTGGCGCCGACGATCGGCCCGACGGTGGGCGGCTATATCAGCCATGCCATGTCCTGGCACTGGCTGTTCCTGATCAATGTCGTGCCCGGCATCCTGGTGGCGACGGCGGCCTGGGCGCTGATCGATTTCGACAAGCCCAACCTGAAACTGTTCTCCAAGTTCGACTGGTGGGGCCTCGCCGGCATGGCCGCCTTCCTCGGCTGCATGGAATATGTGCTGGAGGAAGGCCCGAACCATGATTGGCTGCAGGAGCCGGCGGTGTTTGCCTGCGCCATCATCATGACCATCGGCGGCATCATCTTCTTCTGGCGCGTCTTCACCGCCGAGGAGCCGATTGTCGACCTCAGGGCCTTCAGCAACGTCAACTTCGCCTTCGGCTCGCTGTTCTCCTTCGTCGTCGGTATCGGCCTTTACGGGCTCACCTATCTCTATCCGGTGTTCCTCGGCCGTATCCGCGGTTACGATTCGATGATGATCGGCGAGGCGCTGTTCGTCAGCGGCCTGGCGATGTTCTTCACCGCGCCCGTTGCCGGCATCCTGTCGAACAAGATCGATCTCAGGCTGATGATGATGATCGGCTTCCTCGGCTTCGCCACCGGCACCTGGTGGATGACGAACCTCACCGCCGACTGGGATTTCTATGAGCTGTTGATCCCGCAGATCCTGCGCGGCTGCTCGATGATGCTGTGCATGGTGCCGATCAACAACATCGCGCTCGGCACGCTGCCGCCGGAACGGTTGAAGAATGCGTCGGGCCTGTTCAACCTGACCCGCAACCTCGGCGGCGCCGTCGGCCTCGCGGTGATCAACACGGTGCTGATCGACCGCAACGCCTTCCACTATGCGCGGCTCTCCGAGCATGTGCAGTGGGGCAGTCAGGCGGCGCAGGCCAAGCTGCAGAACATGACGCAGACTTTCGAGCAGACCGCCGGCCTCGACGCCACAAGTGCCGCGATCTCGAAACTGTCCGGCATGGTGCAGCAGCAGGCCGCGCTTTTGTCCTTCATGGACGTGTTCATGATGCTGACGGTGCTGTTCGCCTCGCTCGGATTCTTCGTGCTGTTCATCAACAAGCCGGCCCAGCAGGGCGGCGGTGGCGGTGGAGGTCATTGA
- a CDS encoding fasciclin domain-containing protein — MRKFAILLLASTIGLSALGAVAYAANPMVGGAAMYAKKNIIENAVNSKDHTTLVAAVKAAGLVDTLQTPGPFTVFAPTNEAFAALPAGTVETLLKPENKDKLTKILTCHVIAAKALAADVAKMAKADGGAHQVKTVGGCELTLKSQKGKVTVTDENGNVANVTIADVRQSNGVIHVIDKVLLPKM, encoded by the coding sequence ATGCGTAAATTCGCCATCCTTTTGCTTGCCTCCACGATCGGCCTTTCCGCGCTCGGCGCCGTTGCCTATGCCGCCAATCCGATGGTCGGCGGTGCGGCCATGTACGCCAAGAAGAACATCATCGAGAACGCCGTCAATTCGAAGGACCACACCACGCTGGTCGCTGCCGTCAAGGCTGCCGGCCTGGTCGATACGCTGCAGACCCCCGGTCCGTTCACCGTCTTCGCGCCGACCAACGAAGCCTTTGCGGCGCTTCCCGCGGGCACCGTCGAAACGCTGCTCAAGCCCGAAAACAAGGACAAGCTGACCAAGATACTCACCTGCCATGTCATCGCCGCCAAGGCGCTGGCCGCCGATGTCGCCAAGATGGCCAAGGCCGATGGCGGCGCGCACCAGGTCAAGACGGTCGGCGGCTGCGAGCTGACGCTGAAGTCGCAAAAGGGCAAGGTCACCGTCACCGACGAGAACGGCAATGTCGCCAACGTCACCATCGCCGATGTCCGCCAGTCGAACGGCGTCATCCACGTCATCGACAAGGTTCTCTTGCCGAAGATGTAA